The following proteins are co-located in the Solea senegalensis isolate Sse05_10M linkage group LG12, IFAPA_SoseM_1, whole genome shotgun sequence genome:
- the atp10b gene encoding phospholipid-transporting ATPase VB, which yields MTWRSPLAVVRDAWRSQRAREKDLRNLVSNLPYEGLEKAKQPNRYFPGNAIKTTKYTLLLFIPMNLFEQFHRLANLYFVGLAILNFIPVVNAFQPEVALIPICVILSLTALKDAWEDFRRYQSDRKLNNTPCLIYSRKEEQFTERRWKDVRVGDFVKVFSNEIIPADLLLLHTSDPNRVCLIETANLDGETNLKQRRVVPGLCTMDPEFDPESFNGVVVCEKPNNNLNHFKCYVESPDKEKVGAGIESLLLRGCTVRNTDHAVGFVVYAGHETKSMLNNNGSRYKRSRLERRLNIDVFFCLILLFTMCLIGAVGHFVWLQALPSVPPYLVPDSKGHLDSPALSGFYMFFTMIILLQVLIPISLYVSIELVKVGQIFFITNDIDLYDEETDSRMQCRALNITEDLGQIQYIFSDKTGTLTENKMVFRRCSIMGNEYPHKENAIRLNILEEAESEDEVLFNQRPQPSQTGWSLDAEDTKPGDKHHHPGIQRKSKVSGNAKGDVAFSSPLETEVIPDRKLLQQISRPEFRIGSRQEKEPYMDFFLALAICNTVVVSMATAQRRRGSWFMPSSSTNNPLDTMSTWMKRASRIFTCWRRKPKQKRAEDSVIEEDHFNASVIREETEDVNGLQTCSLHALSQFKKPALTSDNVRYEAESPDEAALVYAAKAYGFTLLARTPDSVTVRLPSGEDLVFEVLDTLAFDSNRKRMSVLVRHPKTGEYVLYTKGADYAIMELLGTPYAEHLSGSQKNIAAETQYFLDCYAKEGLRTLCITKKVVSDKEFESWSVSRRKALAAIEKREELVMDTAVQLETNLSLLGATGIEDRLQESVPDTILALREAGIQVWVLTGDKPETAVNIGYACRLLEEEDLVINMSCKNKLNCTSILDCTLEEVRRYSADPRNVDTTPDISLVIDGRTLAMALSSDLQSRFVDLARRCRSVLCCRVTPLQKSKVVKVVREKLKVMTLAVGDGANDVNMIQAADIGVGISGQEGMQAVMASDFAISRFKHLRKLLLVHGHWCYSRLANMIIYFFYKNVAYVNLLFWYQFFCGFSGTAMIDYWLMIFFNLFFTSVPPIMFGIMDKDVSAEILMGVPELYRTGQGSGEYTFSTFWISILDAFYQSLVCFFIPYLAYQDSDIDVFTFGTPLNTISLFTILLHLSIEIKSWTVVHWAIMLGSVALYFIVTLAYSAICITCNPPSNPYWILQSQMADPIFYLICIITTVVALLPRYMFHVLRNSITPSPLLQARCLDRLNSCERDLFIKEWRGFRGGGYVKRSRLSTPPSPTLETPMDNSPQSPSASDILEDEFVLNVITENYQGPGHTKDSLVT from the exons ATGACGTGGAGGAGCCCCCTAGCTGTGGTTCGGGATGCTTGGAGAAGTCAGAGGGCGCGAGAGAAGGACCTCCGCAACCTGGTGTCCAATCTACCTTATGAGGGACTAGAGAAGGCAAAGCAACCCAACCGTTACTTCCCTGGTAATGCAATCAAGACCACCAAATACACCCTGCTCCTCTTTATCCCCATGAACCTCTTTGAGCAGTTTCACCGCCTGGCAAACTTGTACTTTGTGGGCCTGGCGATTCTGAACTTTATCCCTGTCGTGAACGCTTTCCAGCCCGAGGTCGCTCTTATCCCCATCTGTGTCATCCTGTCTCTGACGGCCTTGAAGGATGCCTGGGAGGACTTCAGGAGGTACCAGTCAGACAGGAAGCTTAATAACACGCCGTGCCTCATTTACAGCAG GAAAGAGGAACAATTCACGGAGAGGCGTTGGAAGGACGTAAGAGTGGGGGActttgtaaaggtttttagcAATGAGATCATCCCTGCAGACCTCCTGCTCCTGCACACGTCAGACCCCAACAGGGTTTGTCTGATAGAAACAGCAAACCTAGATGGCGAGACCAACCTGAAGCAGAGGAGGGTGGTGCCTGGCCTCTGCACCATG GATCCGGAATTTGACCCTGAAAGCTTCAATGGTGTGGTAGTGTGTGAGAAGCCCAACAACAATCTGAACCATTTCAAATGTTATGT agagagTCCTGATAAGGAGAAGGTGGGAGCTGGGATAGAGAGTCTGCTGCTTCGAGGCTGCACTGTGAGAAACACGGACCATGCTGTGGGCTTTGTGGTGTATGCAG GGCATGAAACCAAGTCCATGCTCAACAACAATGGCTCGAGATACAAGCGCAGCAGACTGGAGCGGAGGCTGAACATAGATGTCTTCTTCTGCCTCATTCTCCTCTTCACCATGTGTCTCATCGGGGCAGTAG GTCACTTTGTATGGCTGCAGGCGTTGCCCAGCGTGCCACCTTACCTGGTCCCAGACAGCAAAGGTCACCTGGACAGTCCTGCTCTGTCTGGCTTCTACATGTTCTTTACCATGATCAtcctgctgcag GTCCTGATTCCTATCTCCCTATACGTGTCCATTGAGTTGGTGAAGGTTGGTCAGATCTTCTTCATCACTAATGACATTGACTTGTACGATGAGGAGACAGACAGTCGCATGCAGTGTAGGGCCCTGAACATCACGGAGGACCTGGGCCAGATTCAGTACATCTTCTCTGACAAGACGGGCACCCTCACAGAAAACAAGATGGTGTTTCGGAGATGCTCCATCATGGGTAATGAGTACCCACACAAAGAGAACG CCATACGCCTAAATATCCTTGAAGAAGCAGAGTCAGAGGATGAGGTCCTCTTTAACCAGCGGCCACAGCCGTCACAGACTGGATGGTCACTGGATGCTGAGGACACCAAGCCTGGAGACAAACATCATCACCCTGGGATTCAACGCAAGAGCAAGGTTTCAGGAAATGCCAAGGGAGATGTGGCCTTCAGTAGTCCACTG gaaactgaggtgaTTCCAGACAGGAAGCTGCTTCAGCAGATTAGCAGGCCAGAGTTCCGCATTGGCAGCAGACAGGAGAAAGAGCCCtacatggacttttttttggctcTTGCTATTTGCAACACTGTGGtcgtttccatggcaacagctcAGAGACGGAGG GGGAGTTGGTTTATGCCCTCCAGCAGCACAAACAATCCTCTGGATACTATGTCCACCTGGATGAAAAGGGCCAGCCGTATTTTCACCTGCTGGCGTCGCAAACCAAAGCAAAAACGTGCTGAGGATTCTGTCATAGAGGAGGACCACTTTAATGCTTCTGTAATAAGGGAGGAAACTGAAGACGTCAATGGGCTCCAGACATGTTCACTCCATGCTCTGTCCCAGTTCAAAAAGCCTGCACTGACTTCAGATAACGTGAGATACGAGGCAGAGAGTCCAGACGAGGCCGCCTTGGTCTATGCAGCCAAGGCATATGGCTTCACTCTGCTGGCCCGCACTcctgacagtgtgacagtgaggcTCCCATCTGGGGAGGACCTGGTGTTTGAGGTGCTGGACACCTTAGCCTTTGACTCCAACAGGAAGAGAATGTCTGTTTTGGTGCGACACCCAAAGACCGGAGAGTATGTGCTGTACACTAAAGGTGCAGACTATGCCATCATGGAGCTGCTTGGTACACCATACGCAG AACATCTGAGTGGGAGTCAGAAGAATATAGCAGCAGAAACGCAGTACTTCCTTGACTGCTATGCCAAAGAGGGGCTACGTACACTTTGCATTACGAAGAAG GTTGTGAGTGATAAAGAGTTTGAGAGCTGGTCAGTGAGCAGACGCAAAGCTCTGGCTGCTatagaaaagagagaggagcTTGTGATGGACACTGCTGTGCAGCTGGAGACAAATCTCTCCCTGCTGG GGGCGACAGGCATCGAGGACCGTCTCCAGGAAAGCGTCCCAGACACCATCTTGGCTCTGCGGGAGGCAGGGATCCAGGTGTGGGTGCTGACTGGTGACAAGCCGGAGACAGCTGTCAACATCGGCTATGCCTGCAGGCTGCTAGAGGAGGAAGACCTGGTGATTAACATGAGCTGCAAAAACAAG CTCAATTGTACATCCATCCTGGATTGTActctggaggaggtgaggaggtaCAGCGCGGACCCTCGTAACGTGGACACAACCCCCGACATCTCTCTGGTGATCGATGGACGCACCCTGGCCATGGCTCTGTCCTCGGACCTGCAGAGCCGCTTCGTGGACTTGGCGCGGCGCTGCCGCTCTGTGCTCTGCTGCAGAGTCACGCCGTTACAGAAGAGCAAAGTGGTGAAGGTGGTGCGGGAGAAACTCAAGGTCATGACCCTCGCTGTGG GTGATGGTGCAAACGATGTCAACATGATCCAAGCAGCCGATATCGGCGTTGGGATCTCGGGGCAGGAGGGCATGCAG GCAGTCATGGCGAGTGATTTTGCTATATCTCGCTTCAAACACCTGAGGAAACTTCTTCTGGTCCATGGACACTGGTGCTACTCACGACTAGCCAACATGATCATTTACTTCTTCTACAAGAACGTG GCCTATGTGAACCTGCTCTTCTGGTACCAGTTCTTCTGCGGCTTCTCTGGCACCGCCATGATCGACTACTGGCTGATGATTTTCTTCAACCTGTTCTTCACCTCCGTACCGCCCATCATGTTTGGGATTATGGACAAAGATGTTTCTGCTGAGATACTGATGGGTGTTCCTGAACTCTATAGGACTGGACAGGGTTCAGGG GAATACACGTTTTCCACTTTCTGGATTTCCATTCTGGATGCCTTCTACCAGAGTCTGGTGTGCTTCTTTATTCCTTACCTG GCATACCAGGATTCAGACATTGATGTCTTTACCTTTGGAACTCCTCTGAACACTATTTCTCTATTTACTATCCTACTGCATCTGTCAATAGAGATCAAATCCTGG aCGGTGGTTCATTGGGCAATCATGCTGGGAAGTGTGGCGCTGTACTTCATTGTGACACTGGCCTACAGCGCCATCTGCATCACCTGTAACCCTCCATCCAACCCGTACTGGATCCTCCAGAGCCAGATGGCCGACCCCATTTTCTACCTTATCTGCATCATCACCACTGTGGTGGCTCTGCTGCCCAG GTACATGTTTCACGTGCTCAGGAACTCTATCACTCCCTCCCCACTCCTGCAAGCCAGGTGTCTGGACCGGCTAAACTCCTGCGAAAGGGACCTATTCATCAAGGAGTGGAGGGGTTTCAGGGGCGGAGGGTATGTCAAACGCTCCAGGCTGTCTACCCCACCCTCTCCCACCCTGGAGACCCCTATGGACAATTCTCCTCAGTCTCCCAGTGCCTCTGATATCCTGGAGGATGAATTTGTTCTAAATGTCATCACTGAGAACTATCAGGGGCCTGGACACACAAAAGATTCACTGGTAACTTGA
- the fbxl3l gene encoding F-box/LRR-repeat protein 3, with protein sequence MKRGQTGLISKCPTFSSHEERTKRQKWGASSFALSPAEDWGNLPHHVVLQIFQHLSLIDRARASSVCRHWNDVFHTPDLWRRFEFELNQPATSYLRSTHPDLIQQIIKKHAQHLQYVSFKVDSCIESAEAACDILSQLVNCTIKTLGLISTARPSFMDVSQAHFVSALTVVFVNSKSLSSIKIDDTPVDDPSLKVLVANNSDTLKLLKMSSCPHVSPAGILCVADQCHGLRELALNYHLLSDELLLALSSEKHVHLEHLRIDVVSENPGQTHFHTIKRSSWEALVQHSPKVNIVMYFFLYEEEFEPFFREETPVTHLYFGRAVSKEMLGRIGLNCPRLVELVVCANGLEPLDEELIRIAERCKSLTAIGLGECEVTCSGFVEFVKMCGGRLTQLSIMEEVLIPDSSYNMEQIHSEVSKHLGRMWFPDMMPTW encoded by the exons ATGAAACGAGGACAGACAGGTCTCATTTCAAAGTGCCCGACCTTCTCCTCCCACGAGGAGAGGACTAAGAGACAGAAGTGGGGGGCGTCCAGCTTCGCTCTGTCCCCAGCAGAGGACTGGGGCAACCTGCCCCACCACGTTGTCCTGCAGATATTCCAGCATCTGTCACTCATAGACCGAGCCAGGGCGTCGTCCGTGTGCCGCCACTGGAATGACGTCTTTCACACCCCCGACCTGTGGAGGAGGTTTGAGTTTGAGCTCAATCAGCCGGCTACGTCTTACTTGCGCTCCACTCACCCTGACCTCATTCAGCAGATCATCAAGAAGCATGCACAGCACCTGCAGTATGTTAGCTTTAAG GTGGACAGCTGCATAGAGTCTGCAGAAGCGGCCTGTGACATTCTCTCCCAGCTGGTGAACTGCACCATTAAAACCCTGGGGCTGATTTCCACAGCACGGCCAAGCTTCATGGACGTGTCTCAG GCTCactttgtgtctgcactgacgGTGGTGTTCGTCAACTCCAAGTCCCTCTCCTCTATCAAGATTGACGACACGCCAGTGGACGACCCGTCCTTAAAGGTGCTGGTTGCCAACAACAGTGACACACTTAAGTTGCTGAAGATGAGcagctgtcctcatgtctcCCCAGCAG GTATCCTGTGTGTGGCAGACCAGTGCCATGGTCTAAGGGAGCTGGCGTTGAACTACCACCTCCTGAGTGATGAGCTCCTTCTCGCCCTCTCCTCTGAAAAACACGTTCACCTGGAGCACCTGCGCATCGATGTGGTGAGTGAAAACCCCGGccagacacactttcacaccaTCAAGAGGAGCAGCTGGGAGGCCTTGGTCCAACACTCACCCAAGGTGAACATCGTCATGTACTTCTTCCTCTATGAGGAGGAGTTTGAGCCCTTCTTCCGCGAGGAGACCCCCGTCACCCACCTGTACTTTGGCCGGGCGGTAAGCAAAGAGATGCTGGGCCGCATCGGACTGAACTGCCCTCGGCTGGTGGAGCTGGTTGTGTGCGCAAACGGCCTTGAGCCCCTGGACGAGGAGCTGATCCGTATCGCGGAGCGCTGCAAAAGTTTGACGGCCATCGGGCTAGGCGAGTGTGAAGTGACCTGCAGTGGCTTTGTGGAGTTTGTGAAGATGTGTGGGGGCAGGCTGactcagctgtcaatcatggAGGAGGTGCTGATCCCAGACAGCAGCTACAACATGGAGCAGATCCACAGTGAAGTGTCCAAGCACTTGGGCCGCATGTGGTTCCCTGACATGATGCCCACCTGGTAG